The nucleotide sequence TTGTAAtagtttattttgttctgtaatttattttgtttaatttattaattaatctattgatttcatttttatcattattaacaTTGCTATCTTTTTCAGTGGACATTCTTCACAACTAGTagcctctgtctttctctgacaCCCAAATATGTAGGCGTACtgcaaatatttgtttaattttacataACTGCTACTACAATATAATAGTATTAATATATGtatttcaaatataaaacagtttTGTATTGCCTATTTATCTTCTAAGGATTGATGTCCCTGTCTAGATTGTTTTCCTTTGGACAACAAAGATAAAGTTGATGAAGTTGCAGGCCTTAGCACACCTAATAAACTATTTCTTTCACTGCTTACTGTAACATGAGTCCACATTTGGCTCAATACATATAGCCACAAGAGAAACCTACCTGACAGAACATTAGGCCTACTTCTTGGCAATTTTTAGGCTATAGAAACAGAAAttctggattaaaaaaatatgctgaAACCTCCACTTGTCCCTCAGAGTAATGTACACAGAATGACACTAGATGGCGCTGTTTGGCAAAAACTGAGCTGCACTGTGGCTTCTCCTGCAGTCAGAACTCCAGTGCATCCTCTGGAAGTGAAGTTTGGTTTGGAGCTGCCGCCGGCTGGTGTTCATTGTGCAGCTGCTGTGCAGAATAGAAAACACACGGAGGAGTAAAAATAGTTTCTCGCTCGGTCTGGAGTGATGTTTCCAAAGACTGCTGGCTCATAAGGACGAGCAGGATGTGTCAGAGGTAGAACATCTTCAACTGTTGGCTTTTACCTTTTGCATTAGGACAAGTAGAGGTGAGTGTCTCAGTCTCATAATTTATGACCCAGGGAATAGAATATATATCAGATAATTCAATTCTCAGATCTCTTGATTAACTACAGATTgtctaattaaataaaaataaaaaagttgaaCTTTTATTTGCTTCATAAAGTTGCTGTATATTCGTCTAGAATGGGTTTGTATTTATGATTTAAGTTAATTGTAAGTCATTGTGTTTGACTTAAATGTCCCATAGATTCGGTTTAGTCAGAGATGTGGCAAAAAAATGAAGTTTAAATGTTTGAAGAGCTCTGATAGCTCTTACACTTCTTGATAACTTATTTCTGATCTGTTTCTCTTATGAAAATctttatatattgatatatatttatgtattatgTAGCACTtgacagttgttgttgttgtttaaattGTAGGAGGGTTTGGGTTCATGTTGGGCTGACTATGATATCTCGTAAAATGTCTCAGTGccactcttcctcctccctgttAAATGAgcgatgaagatgatgatgatccaGGCCTCCTGTAGGAAAGGTCTGCAGGTGTGTTTACTCCTACTGATGGTGGGAACACTACAGGGTGAGTCTGCCATGCTAGAGAGATTTGGAAGACTTTGAAAACTCATGTCACACCACATTATAAtgcttattttttaatattggtGGATGTTTTAGGCAGGGTAACTGCACCAGAACGTCAGGAGGCTCCCGTGGAGAAGCCCTTCACTTTGACTTGCACTGTTTCGAGGGACCGAGGTGAGACTCTGAGGGAGGTGCGTTGGCTGGATGTCCAGAATCAGACCCTGCTGACCTACCAGCCCGGCAACAGAGACAGTGTGAGCGGGCAGCAGTATGTGGAGCTCGCCCCCTCCCCGAAAGACACCTCGGCTATCACTATCCGCAGGGTGGGCTTCCGTGACGAAGGCTGCTACACCTGCATCTTTGACATGCATCCTTCTGGTTCAAAGCAGGGACAGACGTGCCTCACTGTGACCTGTGAGTACGGCCTTTAATGACACAGATTTGATTTTATGAAGAAGGAAGTTAGTTCAACTTCATGCAGTGTGGTGTACAGATACAGTTTTAACAGATGTTGTCCCCTCATTTTATTATCTTTCAACTGTTGGCTCCAACAAAGACATAGGGGGGGCAGTGTCCCCATACCAGGCAAGGTGCTCAGAGTCCAAATATGCCATTTCACTTGGGCTGAAATGAGTCTcttctgtggggtggctgggctcagccttagagatagggtaaggagcttggacattcagagggagctcggagtagagccgctgctccttcacgttgaaaagggtcagttgaggtggtttgggcatctgatcaggatgcctcctaggCACCTCCCATTAAAGGTGTTCTGGGAATgccccactggtaggaggccccggggcagacccagaacacgttggtgggattacatatctcatctggcttgggaacgccttggggtacctcaggaggagctggaaagcgttgctggagaGGGACGTCTAGGGTGCTTTGCTttggccccggataagtggatgaaaattgATGGAAGACCAAATGCATGTTTAACAGCCAGAACATTGGTCATGCTATAGGCACACTTCAACACCAATTTATTCATTTGCTTTGAGGTGACAGTTTACAGGAGTAGAGTTGTTTCGGTGtcgtgagtttgttgggacattttgttgctgtgtcagcttgtgctaaccaggcagatgtTGCACTGACCATTCACCGAGAGGAGAGCGGCTCCAGGAACAGTCCTTTTTacctgtgtaacggcagcaaatgaaagtttgctgatctaaGTCAATGTGGCCCAGGAAACATGAGTGTACACACTGCTGAGCGATCAGATCTTAAAGACACACTGGGTGCATTCACACTTGCACTGAGAGCTGTCCGATGACactgttaataccaggtgtaaacaaggcttgacatacagtatattcaaCCCTGACAGGAAAGATGTAGATGAAACATGAGGGGTTTATTTCAGCCCACGATACAATCCAAGATGTGGCTTTGCTATTGTGACACAGTTATGAAGGTCATGAAGCAGGTGGGAGAGGTGTCCACCATGATGACTCAGTAAAGGAAAAGAAATCTCACCCTTAGAAACAAACTGTGTAGCTCACATTTAGGACACTGAATCAGATCTTTCTTCTGTTATATGCAGCATCAATCATTCAtattaatctgtttttctgtctgaatTTGACATATTTCTTTGAGTAATTGTCTTATATACAGTAGCTACCAGTATAAGTGAAGAATAACACTCCTTTTAAATTAGCCGAATCTATTGTATTAGTATTAAAGATAGGAAGATAAGAAAGATACCATCAGTGTCAGTGTTAATCACAAGTTAAAGGCTGACACAGAACAgatttccctctctgctgctcgtAATTACATTTTAAACCATATTACATGAATGTGGCGTAACTGATTTTTCATGCCTGCCCTTTGCACCCACcctttaaaattaaacaaaaccaaTTCCCCAGTAGACTCCGGGAACAGTTACTCCTCCCTACAACCTCAATATCAATCTGCTGTGGGGATTTACTGAGAAAATATGTGAATACAGATGTCCCTAACCGCCCATAACCTCTGAACACAAGTTGATGAGCCTGCTGAGGCTCAGCCAGTCATGTTAATAAAGAGCTGTGGAGCAGTGAGAGAAGGAGGGCTCATTTTTCTAAGCAGAAACAGCTGTTGCAGATTCCAGTGACTGGTTTCTGTTTGGGTGCCTCATATTTCTGAAAATTAACAATGTCCTGTTTCTACCCTCtgtctcccttttctttttcttatcttTTCCCCTCATCCATCCTTCTCCCACTGGATGTTGGGCTCTTTTTACACACAGCGCAAATCACCGCTGATAGAAACAAGACAGCAGTAAGCGGCAAGAAGATCTCCCTGTCATGTTCCTACGGTCTGCCCGAAAAGGTGGAGCAGATCATATGGACACACACTTCTGCACAAGGGGTGTCCACAGAGGTGGCTTCTTTTGCAAAGCGGAGCGACCCCATGATAGAGCCTCAGTTCCAGGGGAGAATCTGGCTGAGTGCCTCCCTGTCTGACAGTCAGCTCACCATCCAGCCTGTCAATATCCCGGACGAGGGCTGCTACACTTGCCTGTACAACACATATCCCAATGGGCCGAAGAGCTCCACGGTTTGCCTCGCCACCTATGGTAAACTTTTTTATCCCAGCCTGCCATTATGGCTGATTATTCTAAATTACACTTTATGAAAATatggcacacacaaacaaaacaggtgAGAGAAACCAATGTGTTGTCATCTCAACTCGTCAAAtattgccactttgtcagtggactttcaagTCTAAATATGATGCGCTAGATACCCTTCTGCATCTATTGTTGACGTTCCAGGACGGCATatcaatttacacttgttacatgcattgtgtcttttcaaagtgcacttctgttttcataggaaattaCAATTTCTTTTCAAAAGATATagacagtctttttcaaaatacactttaaacATAGGTGAAacacctcttttttttaataattgtttTCTTTGCGCAAAaaaagcaagtggttaggttCAGAGAAAACATCATGGATTTTCTCAACATTCACATGGGAAGCGAACAGCCTGGTCCCTGGGgaaagtctggtgtttgttggttttatccacctcccctcctacCTTCATGTTACTGACGCTGTTTGTGGCATTACTGACTGCCTGGCAGCGTATTATACCACtgcaaaaggtgcctttttgcaccggtgtctgacaccaaaatcactgacaaagcggcaatGTGTGGGGAAACTTGAGCTCCACCTGGGTAGAGCAGGTTATGCACAATATAGCGGACATTTAGTGATTGGGTTGGGTTGATGCTGTTCGTGACATTTTTCTT is from Epinephelus moara isolate mb chromosome 7, YSFRI_EMoa_1.0, whole genome shotgun sequence and encodes:
- the zgc:113337 gene encoding OX-2 membrane glycoprotein, with the translated sequence MKMMMIQASCRKGLQVCLLLLMVGTLQGRVTAPERQEAPVEKPFTLTCTVSRDRGETLREVRWLDVQNQTLLTYQPGNRDSVSGQQYVELAPSPKDTSAITIRRVGFRDEGCYTCIFDMHPSGSKQGQTCLTVTSQITADRNKTAVSGKKISLSCSYGLPEKVEQIIWTHTSAQGVSTEVASFAKRSDPMIEPQFQGRIWLSASLSDSQLTIQPVNIPDEGCYTCLYNTYPNGPKSSTVCLATYVLPKPQVSYKTTSPGVIEANCTSVSRPPAEIVWNVERDNRTMGPPVTTQILQSDGTTHVISTLTVQSGLLKDVSIKCLVHHKGLESPIAVSMNTKIGTALTILISVTTVAALLVMSLCFCLWKCFLRKEAD